The Acropora muricata isolate sample 2 chromosome 5, ASM3666990v1, whole genome shotgun sequence genome includes a window with the following:
- the LOC136916192 gene encoding nucleotide-binding oligomerization domain-containing protein 2-like, which yields MVDCTAIKDAIIPKTLNQFRFALVILWIVVGATMCIAFSELEISESRYDIRCGVTGNTLNIDFIRGKCYDQYRIQSHKLEIPPYLFIIVNALLIPTVTLIYSQYAKSTVTELERSPQDAQGEPRNRRRTLFIAYICHLIISMVFEITFITMLETQLLYPSNFPSDFSCVIENLSFNRTQSTNLFTCFNQRAGDKNVWIKVVKAANGIFALLAFLEIIWILSRVRHGNKFMENWKFYADHLKSNSDQQREATAVETPFVLPQHQLVNIQDREEQPDNTAISQPSEHPEHAQAQTDFQSAIQALKKNCLTCTEQPSDLQQPFGRPNPGEGDCLDLTMDEIYVNVAIHEGRAHYYFADQERWEQLKEYPPDAKDCEFAKPEDILDENHKNVLVVGRPGIGKTSLSTKVLRLWASGEAFNAAFNIVFLVKFRRFNGGAKLSLRELLARAETVERLDDSVWQFVQNESTKVLIIFDGLDEYSRKAEINIQKHYKNDVEEKMPVSVLYMKLATRKLLRGASILTTTRPTAVKYVAHVKFQRTVEIRGFTSENVEEYVAKFTQRYPEEKEKILGHIKSNINLFSLSYIPVNCFLICHCLLQSILCESSQLPTRMTDIYQMTVKMFLFNHMHNREGLPRKEFENLKSTHMHEPFGNFPQELQKIFNTLGKIAFKGIEEGRLLFESSEVRGLEDCGLLHKLPDLKPKAWNDPRKSQFCFIHLTVQEFFAAKHLVNTKTKEETERFVSDHIEHGTWQVVLQFIAGLLNSSSDIFIKLLPKPSKGRWPATRGDKHLAVQVCKCLYEINDEQQPVLQNKIEKKFNKVDLKGCSLAPIDVAAVLYFLENAEEVLYINLFNNQLGDLGANEVKKFIVNRERKLKELNLTSNNLTDNAAKDFAAALQHSNCKLETLYLTNNNFTDNAAKDFAAALKHSNCKLEKLNLSDNNFTDNAAKDFAAALEHSNCKLERLFLANNNFTDNAAKDFAAALEHSNCKLETLDLSENNFTDNAAKDFAAALKHSNCKLETLILSNNNFTDNAAKDFAAALKHSNCKLETLILSNNNFTDNAAKDFAAALKHSNCKLETLWLSKENFTKEGRRYLTDAKKQSNCRVSLL from the coding sequence ATGGTCGACTGCACGGCAATCAAGGATGCGATCATTCCCAAAACGTTAAACCAGTTCAGATTTGCACTGGTTATCCTTTGGATTGTGGTCGGTGCCACAATGTGTATAGCATTCTCAGAGCTGGAAATCAGTGAATCCAGGTACGACATTCGATGTGGTGTGACAGGGAACACCCTGAACATTGACTTCATCAGGGGAAAATGCTATGATCAATATCGGATACAAAGTCATAAACTTGAGATCCCCCCTTACTTATTTATCATAGTGAATGCGCTCCTGATTCCCACTGTCACCCTTATCTACTCTCAATACGCCAAGTCAACCGTTACTGAACTCGAACGTAGCCCTCAAGATGCCCAAGGAGAACCCAGGAATCGAAGACGAACCCTTTTCATCGCTTATATTTGTCATCTCATTATTAGCATGGTCTTCGAGATAACTTTCATCACCATGCTGGAAACGCAACTGCTTTATCCCAGCAACTTTCCCTCAGACTTTTCATGTGTTATCGAAAATCTGTCGTTTAACCGAACACAGTCTACCAATTTATTTACCTGTTTTAATCAACGAGCGGGTGATAAAAATGTCTGGATCAAAGTTGTGAAagcagcgaatggaattttcgCATTGCTTGCTTTCCTGGAGATTATTTGGATCTTATCCCGAGTGAGACATGGAAACAAATTCATGGAAAATTGGAAGTTTTATGCTGATCATTTAAAATCTAACTCGGACCAACAGCGCGAGGCAACAGCAGTGGAGACGCCATTTGTGCTACCACAACATCAACTTGTCAATATCCAAGATCGCGAGGAACAACCAGACAACACTGCAATATCACAGCCTTCCGAACACCCAGAACACGCTCAAGCGCAAACCGATTTCCAAAGTGCCATACAGGCATTGAAAAAGAATTGCCTGACGTGCACCGAGCAACCTAGCGATCTTCAACAACCTTTCGGACGACCAAATCCCGGCGAAGGCGACTGTCTTGATCTCACAATGGACGAGATCTATGTCAATGTAGCAATCCATGAAGGCAGAGCACACTATTACTTTGCGGATCAAGAAAGGTGGGAACAGCTCAAAGAATACCCACCCGATGCAAAGGACTGCGAATTCGCAAAACCAGAGGACATTCTCGACGAAAATCACAagaatgttctcgttgttggccgtcctgggataggaaagacgTCATTAAGCACAAAAGTGCTTCGACTTTGGGCATCTGGTGAAGCTTTTAATGCTGCCTTCAACATTGTCTTCCTTGTGAAATTTAGGCGTTTTAATGGCGGCGCAAAGTTAAGCCTTCGCGAACTGTTGGCTAGGGCAGAAACAGTCGAACGTTTGGATGACTCTGTTTGGCAATTTGTCCAAAACGAATCTACCAAAGTTCTCATAATCTTTGATGGACtggatgaatattcaagaaaagcaGAAATCAACATCCAAAAACATTACAAGAACGatgtggaagaaaagatgcccgtttccgttttgtataTGAAACTGGCGACGAGAAAACTTCTTCGAGGCGCGAGCATACTTACGACAACAAGACCAACTGCTGTCAAATATGTTGCACATGTCAAGTTCCAAAGAACAGTCGAAATCCGCGGATTTACGTCCGAGAATGTTGAAGAATATGTCGCGAAATTTACACAACGTTACCccgaagaaaaggaaaaaatattgggacacatcaagtccaacatCAACCTCTTTTCATTGAGCTACATCCCAGTGAACTGctttctcatttgccactgcttaCTTCAAAGTATCCTATGTGAGTCTTCCCAACTGCCAACGAGAATGACGGACATTTATCAAATGACCGTAAAGATGTTCTTGTTCAATCACATGCACAACAGGGAAGGATTACCTCGAAAGGAATTCGAAAACCTCAAGTCAACTCACATGCATGAGCCATTTGGAAACTTCcctcaagaacttcaaaaaatCTTCAACACTCTTGGAAAAATCGCTTTTAAAGGAATTGAAGAAGGAAGActgctctttgaatcaagcgaagtcagagggttggaagattgcggactgcttcacaaacTGCCAGACCTAAAACCGAAAGCATGGAACGACCCTCGAAAGTCCCAGTTTTGTTTTATTCACCTAACggtgcaagaattctttgccgcaaagcATCTGGTGAACACCAAGACAAAAGAAGAAACTGAAAGATTTGTCTCCGATCATATCGAACATGGCACATGGCAAGTTGTACTGCAGTTCATAGCCGGATTGCTAAATAGTTCAAGcgacatttttatcaaacttTTGCCGAAGCCGAGTAAGGGAAGATGGCCAGCGACAAGAGGAGACAAACATCTAGCTGTGCAAGTATGTAAGTGTCTGTACGAGATTAACGATGAACAGCAGCcagtattacaaaacaaaatagagaaaaaattCAATAAAGTTGACTTAAAAGGTTGTTCACTCGCACCGattgatgttgctgctgtcttaTATTTCTTAGAAAACGCTGAAGAAGTTTTGTACATTAATTTGTTCAACAATCAGTTGGGAGACTTGGGggcaaacgaagtgaaaaaatttattgttaacagGGAACGAAAACTAAAAGAGTTAAACCTCACTAGTAATAAcctcaccgacaacgcagcgaaggatttcgctgcagcacttcagcacagtaattgtaaactagaaacgttatACCTCACtaacaacaacttcactgacaacgcagcgaaggatttcgctgcagcacttaagcacagtaattgtaaactagaaaagTTAAACCTCAGTgacaacaacttcactgacaacgcagcgaaggatttcgctgcagcacttgagcacagtaattgtaaactagaaaggTTATTCCTCGCtaacaacaacttcactgacaacgcagcgaaggatttcgctgcagcacttgagcacagtaattgtaaactagaaacgttagacctcagtgagaacaacttcactgacaatgcagcgaaggatttcgctgcagcacttaagcacagtaattgtaaactagaaacgttaATCCTCAGtaacaacaacttcactgacaacgcagcgaaggatttcgctgcagcacttaagcacagtaattgtaaactagaaacgttaATCCTCAGtaacaacaacttcactgacaacgcagcgaaggatttcgctgcagcacttaagcacagtaattgtaaactagaaacgttatGGCTCAGTAAAGAAAACTTCACAAAGGAGGGACGCCGGTATTTAACCGACgcaaaaaagcaaagcaattgcCGAGTTAGTTTGCTCTAA